The following are from one region of the Melaminivora suipulveris genome:
- the mraY gene encoding phospho-N-acetylmuramoyl-pentapeptide-transferase produces the protein MLLMLTQWLQGLSPELSFLRVFQYLTLRAVMAAMTALLIGLVAGPRVIRMLAALKIGQPVRGYAMQSHLAKNGTPTMGGVLILGAIAISTLLWFDLSNRFVWIVLAVTLGFGAIGWVDDWRKVVRKDPEGMRSREKYLWQSVIGLLAALYLVFSISENSNARVFELFVTWVQSGFSLDLPPKAGLLVPFFKEVTYPLGVLGFVILTYLVIVGSSNAVNLTDGLDGLAIMPVIMVGSALGIFAYVTGSASYSKYLLFPHIPGSGELLIFCAAMAGAGLAFLWFNTHPAQVFMGDVGALALGAALGTIAVIVRQEIVLAVMGGIFVVEAISVMAQVTWFKYTKRRYGEGRRLLKMAPLHHHFEKNGWKETQVVVRFWIITMLLCLIGLSTLKLR, from the coding sequence ATGCTCCTGATGCTCACCCAATGGCTGCAGGGCCTGTCGCCCGAGCTGAGTTTCCTGCGCGTGTTCCAGTACCTCACGCTGCGCGCGGTGATGGCGGCCATGACGGCGCTCCTGATCGGCCTGGTGGCCGGCCCGCGCGTGATCCGCATGCTGGCGGCCCTGAAAATCGGCCAGCCCGTGCGCGGCTACGCCATGCAGAGCCACCTGGCCAAGAACGGCACTCCGACCATGGGCGGGGTGCTGATCCTGGGCGCCATTGCGATTTCCACGCTGCTGTGGTTCGACCTGTCCAACCGCTTCGTCTGGATCGTGCTGGCCGTCACCCTGGGCTTCGGCGCCATCGGCTGGGTGGACGACTGGCGCAAGGTGGTGCGCAAGGACCCGGAAGGCATGCGCTCGCGCGAGAAATACCTCTGGCAGTCGGTCATCGGCCTGCTGGCGGCGCTGTACCTGGTGTTCTCCATTTCCGAGAACTCCAACGCCCGCGTGTTCGAGCTGTTCGTGACCTGGGTGCAGTCGGGCTTTTCGCTGGACCTGCCGCCCAAGGCCGGCCTGCTGGTGCCGTTTTTCAAGGAGGTCACCTACCCGCTGGGCGTGCTGGGCTTCGTCATCCTGACCTACCTGGTCATCGTGGGTTCCAGCAACGCCGTGAACCTGACCGACGGCCTGGACGGGCTGGCCATCATGCCGGTCATCATGGTCGGCTCGGCGCTGGGCATCTTTGCCTATGTGACGGGCAGCGCCAGCTACTCCAAATACCTGCTGTTCCCGCACATCCCCGGCTCGGGCGAGCTCCTGATCTTCTGCGCCGCCATGGCCGGGGCGGGCCTGGCCTTTTTGTGGTTCAACACGCATCCGGCGCAGGTCTTCATGGGCGACGTGGGCGCGCTCGCTTTGGGCGCCGCCCTGGGGACGATCGCCGTCATCGTGCGCCAGGAGATCGTGCTGGCGGTGATGGGCGGCATCTTCGTCGTCGAGGCCATCTCCGTCATGGCCCAGGTCACCTGGTTCAAGTACACCAAGCGCCGCTACGGCGAGGGCCGGCGCCTTTTGAAGATGGCGCCGCTGCACCACCACTTCGAGAAGAACGGCTGGAAGGAGACGCAGGTCGTTGTGCGCTTCTGGATCATCACCATGCTGCTGTGCCTGATTGGCCTGTCCACGCTGAAGCTGCGATGA
- the murD gene encoding UDP-N-acetylmuramoyl-L-alanine--D-glutamate ligase — protein MNMEPHDPPATAAAQDAAPAPVALNAAAEAAQFVARMFAEVQAEGAAPARAVEALPAPLDAAATDETPPEAAIAPAQALAGAMAGQRVLVLGLGASGLAMARWCARCGAEVTVADTRQAPPQLQALREQVPQARFASGAFDAALVQQQGLAAVLRSPGLTPADVASVFEAAAQGNVPALAEIDLFSQALERLRSASRYAPAVLAVTGTNGKTTVTALTGHLLAHAGLDVAVAGNIGPTLLDTLAARIDADALPQAWVLELSSFQLDGAQRFEPTAATVLNLTQDHLDWHGDMQAYGAAKARVFGQQGLMVLNRDDPAVMAMLPAPAVPQKAQRGSKAPQPQQRAHITFGADMPRRPGDFGIEVANGMAWLVRAHEADETERRGRGARAGGGAEELHIQRLLPEGALRIRGRHNATNALAALALAQAAGCELAPLLYGLREYRGEPHRVEPVAIVQDVEYFDDSKGTNVGATVAALAGLGAERRLVVILGGDGKGQDFSPLAAPVARHARAAVLIGRDAPQIRAALEHCGVPLLDATTLADAVRQSAARAHAGDAVLLSPACASWDMFNGYEHRAQVFCAAVRDLADDAGQPLAAGGLP, from the coding sequence ATGAACATGGAGCCGCACGATCCCCCCGCAACGGCCGCCGCGCAGGACGCGGCGCCCGCGCCTGTGGCATTGAACGCCGCCGCCGAGGCGGCGCAGTTCGTCGCGCGCATGTTCGCCGAGGTGCAGGCCGAGGGCGCCGCGCCGGCGCGGGCCGTTGAGGCATTGCCAGCCCCGCTGGATGCCGCCGCGACCGACGAAACCCCGCCCGAGGCCGCCATCGCACCCGCGCAGGCGCTGGCCGGCGCCATGGCGGGCCAGCGCGTGCTGGTGCTGGGCCTGGGCGCGTCGGGCCTGGCGATGGCGCGCTGGTGCGCGCGTTGCGGCGCCGAGGTGACGGTGGCCGACACGCGGCAGGCGCCGCCGCAGCTGCAGGCGCTGCGCGAGCAGGTGCCGCAGGCGCGCTTCGCCTCCGGCGCTTTCGACGCGGCACTGGTGCAGCAGCAGGGGCTGGCCGCAGTGCTGCGCTCACCAGGCCTGACGCCTGCCGACGTTGCTTCCGTTTTTGAAGCGGCAGCGCAAGGAAACGTGCCGGCTCTGGCCGAAATCGACCTGTTTTCTCAGGCTCTGGAGCGGCTGCGCAGCGCCAGCCGCTATGCGCCGGCGGTGCTGGCCGTGACCGGCACCAACGGCAAGACCACGGTGACCGCGCTGACCGGCCACCTGCTGGCGCACGCCGGGCTGGACGTGGCCGTGGCCGGCAACATCGGCCCCACCTTGCTGGACACGCTGGCGGCGCGCATCGACGCCGATGCGCTGCCGCAGGCCTGGGTGCTGGAGCTGTCGAGCTTCCAGCTCGACGGCGCGCAGCGCTTCGAGCCCACGGCTGCGACGGTGCTCAACCTGACGCAGGACCACCTGGACTGGCACGGCGACATGCAGGCCTACGGGGCCGCCAAGGCGCGCGTCTTCGGCCAGCAGGGCCTGATGGTGCTCAACCGCGACGACCCGGCGGTCATGGCCATGCTGCCTGCGCCCGCCGTGCCGCAAAAGGCGCAGCGCGGCTCTAAGGCGCCGCAGCCGCAGCAGCGCGCGCACATCACGTTCGGCGCCGACATGCCGCGCCGACCCGGAGATTTCGGCATCGAGGTGGCCAACGGCATGGCCTGGCTGGTGCGCGCGCACGAGGCCGATGAGACCGAGCGCCGCGGCCGTGGCGCACGCGCCGGTGGCGGTGCCGAAGAGCTGCACATCCAGCGCCTGTTGCCCGAGGGGGCACTGCGCATCCGCGGCCGGCACAACGCCACCAACGCGCTGGCGGCGCTGGCGCTGGCCCAGGCCGCGGGCTGCGAGCTGGCGCCGCTGCTCTACGGCCTGCGCGAATACCGCGGCGAGCCGCACCGCGTCGAGCCGGTGGCCATCGTCCAGGACGTCGAATATTTCGACGACAGCAAGGGCACCAACGTCGGCGCCACCGTGGCGGCGCTCGCCGGCCTGGGCGCCGAGCGGCGTCTGGTCGTGATCCTGGGCGGCGACGGCAAGGGGCAGGATTTCTCGCCGCTGGCAGCGCCCGTCGCGCGCCACGCGCGCGCCGCGGTGCTGATCGGGCGCGATGCGCCGCAGATCCGCGCCGCCCTGGAGCACTGCGGCGTGCCGCTGCTGGATGCCACCACGCTGGCGGATGCCGTGCGCCAGTCGGCCGCGCGCGCCCACGCCGGCGACGCCGTGCTGCTGTCGCCGGCGTGCGCCAGCTGGGACATGTTCAACGGCTACGAGCACCGCGCGCAGGTCTTTTGCGCCGCGGTGCGCGATCTGGCCGACGACGCCGGCCAGCCGTTGGCCGCAGGAGGGCTGCCATGA
- the ftsW gene encoding putative lipid II flippase FtsW, whose translation MRERLARRGEPDAVDVLPVRVGGVEFRRTAATPAHVLGFDQALLWVVVLLLAFSVVMVYSASIAMPDNPRFGAIAPMHFVTRHAVAIGVGFVAALLAFQVSMNTWERMAPWLFVASLLLLIAVLVPHVGLVVNGARRWISLGVMNFQPSELAKFAVLIYAADYMVRKMEVKERFFRAVLPMGAAVAVVGGLLLAEPDMGAFMVIAVIAMGILFLGGVNARMFFLIALILVLAFAAMVWLSPWRRERIFAYLDPFSEAHALGKGYQLSHALIAIGRGELFGVGLGASVEKLHWLPEAHTDFLLAVIGEEFGLVGVLVLILAFLWLTRRLMQIGRQAIALDRVFSGLVAQGVAIWFGFQSFINMGVNLGALPTKGLTLPLMSFGGSAILMNLVAIAVVLRVDYENKLLMRGGRA comes from the coding sequence ATGCGCGAGCGCCTGGCGCGACGCGGCGAGCCGGATGCCGTCGACGTGCTGCCGGTGCGCGTGGGTGGCGTCGAGTTCCGGCGCACCGCGGCCACGCCGGCGCACGTGCTGGGCTTTGACCAGGCACTCCTGTGGGTGGTGGTGCTGCTGCTGGCGTTCAGTGTGGTCATGGTCTATTCGGCGTCCATCGCCATGCCGGACAACCCGCGCTTCGGGGCGATCGCGCCCATGCACTTCGTCACGCGCCACGCGGTGGCCATCGGCGTGGGTTTCGTCGCCGCGCTGCTGGCTTTCCAGGTGTCCATGAACACCTGGGAGCGCATGGCGCCGTGGCTGTTCGTCGCCTCGCTGCTGCTGCTGATCGCCGTGCTGGTGCCGCACGTGGGGCTGGTGGTCAACGGCGCGCGGCGCTGGATCAGCCTGGGTGTGATGAACTTCCAGCCGTCGGAGTTGGCCAAGTTCGCCGTGCTGATCTACGCGGCCGACTACATGGTGCGCAAGATGGAGGTCAAGGAGCGGTTCTTCCGCGCCGTGCTGCCCATGGGCGCTGCCGTGGCCGTGGTCGGCGGCCTGCTGCTGGCCGAGCCGGACATGGGCGCCTTCATGGTGATTGCCGTGATCGCCATGGGCATCCTGTTCCTGGGCGGCGTGAACGCGCGCATGTTCTTTTTGATCGCGCTGATCCTGGTGCTGGCCTTCGCCGCCATGGTCTGGCTGTCGCCCTGGCGGCGCGAGCGCATCTTCGCCTACCTGGACCCGTTTTCCGAGGCGCACGCTTTAGGCAAGGGCTACCAGCTCTCGCACGCGCTGATCGCCATCGGCCGCGGCGAGCTGTTCGGCGTGGGTCTGGGCGCCAGCGTGGAAAAGCTGCACTGGCTGCCCGAGGCGCACACCGACTTTCTGCTGGCCGTGATCGGCGAGGAGTTCGGCCTGGTGGGCGTGCTGGTGCTGATCCTGGCCTTTTTGTGGCTCACGCGCCGGCTGATGCAGATCGGCCGCCAGGCCATCGCGCTGGACCGGGTCTTCTCCGGCCTGGTCGCGCAGGGCGTGGCCATCTGGTTCGGTTTCCAGTCCTTCATCAACATGGGCGTGAACCTGGGCGCGCTGCCGACCAAGGGGCTCACGCTGCCGCTCATGAGCTTTGGCGGCTCGGCCATCCTGATGAATCTTGTGGCGATCGCTGTCGTGCTGCGTGTGGATTATGAAAACAAGCTTCTCATGCGCGGAGGTCGCGCATGA
- the murG gene encoding undecaprenyldiphospho-muramoylpentapeptide beta-N-acetylglucosaminyltransferase, which translates to MAGGTGGHIFPGLAVAEELRARGWRVHWLGTPGSMESRIVPPQGFAFETIDFSGVRGKGLLTLALLPMKLLRAFAQSWSLLRRVRPDVVVGLGGYVTFPGGLMATAAGKPLVLHEQNSVAGMANRVLSVVADRIFTAFPDVLKKGQWVGNPLRTAFTQQPGPAERFAGRSGPLKLLVVGGSLGARALNEIVPQALALLPQERRPIVTHQSGATQIDQLRANYEAAGVQATLTPFIDDTASAYADADLIVCRAGASTVTEIAAVGAPAVFVPFPHAVDDHQTTNARFLVDAGAGWLVQQRDLTPQWLADLLSNTQRTTLVDRGLKAKNMQKTQAAREVAMACEELAAK; encoded by the coding sequence ATGGCCGGCGGCACCGGCGGCCACATCTTCCCCGGCCTGGCCGTGGCCGAGGAGTTGCGCGCGCGCGGCTGGCGCGTGCATTGGCTGGGAACGCCCGGCAGCATGGAGTCCCGCATCGTGCCGCCGCAGGGCTTTGCCTTCGAGACCATCGATTTTTCCGGCGTGCGTGGCAAGGGCCTGCTGACGCTGGCGCTGCTGCCGATGAAGCTGCTTCGCGCCTTTGCCCAGTCCTGGAGCCTGCTGCGGCGCGTCAGGCCCGACGTGGTGGTGGGTCTGGGCGGCTATGTCACCTTCCCCGGCGGCCTGATGGCCACGGCGGCGGGCAAGCCTTTGGTGCTGCATGAGCAGAACTCGGTCGCCGGCATGGCCAACCGCGTGCTGTCCGTGGTGGCCGACCGCATCTTCACCGCCTTCCCCGACGTGCTGAAAAAAGGCCAGTGGGTCGGCAATCCGCTGCGCACGGCGTTCACGCAGCAGCCGGGGCCGGCCGAGCGTTTTGCCGGCCGCAGCGGGCCGCTCAAGCTGCTGGTCGTCGGTGGCAGCCTGGGAGCGCGCGCCCTCAACGAGATCGTGCCGCAGGCGCTGGCGCTGCTGCCGCAAGAGCGGCGCCCCATCGTCACGCACCAAAGCGGCGCCACGCAGATCGACCAGCTGCGCGCCAACTATGAGGCCGCAGGCGTGCAGGCCACTCTGACGCCCTTTATTGACGACACCGCCAGCGCCTATGCCGACGCCGACCTGATCGTCTGCCGCGCCGGCGCCAGCACCGTGACCGAGATCGCCGCCGTGGGCGCGCCCGCCGTCTTCGTGCCCTTCCCGCACGCGGTGGACGACCACCAGACGACCAACGCGCGTTTCCTGGTCGATGCTGGCGCCGGCTGGTTGGTGCAGCAGCGCGACCTGACGCCGCAGTGGCTGGCCGATTTGCTATCGAATACGCAGCGTACTACGCTTGTAGATCGCGGGCTCAAGGCCAAAAACATGCAAAAAACCCAGGCTGCCCGCGAGGTGGCGATGGCGTGCGAGGAGCTGGCCGCGAAATGA
- the murC gene encoding UDP-N-acetylmuramate--L-alanine ligase produces MKHAIHHIHFVGVGGSGMCGIAEVLHNLGYRVSGSDAQDSATLQRLATLGIDTHVGHAAAHAAGADVVVTSTAVQADNPEVLAARAQGTPVVARALMLAELMRFQRGIAIAGAHGKTTTTSLVASILAEAGLDPTYVIGGRLNSAGSNARLGRGDYIVVEADESDASFLNLLPVLAVVTNIDADHMETYGHDFARLEQAYLDFLHRMPFYGRAIVCVDDAPARAILPRVQRPVTRYGLSEDAQVRALQVRAVGTQMHFTVRREIAGERLPELSVVLNLAGVHNVRNALAAIAVAAELDVPDDALLRALAGFTGVGRRFQSHGELPTASGGSFTLIEDYGHHPAELAATLAAARGAWPGRRIVLAFQPHRYSRTRDHLADFASVLGQADALLLTEVYAAGEAPIAGADGAALLAAVRAGGHADAQFVPDVRHLPQRIAGQARDGDAVLCMGAGSIGAVAAQTVQILQKQEHEALAGR; encoded by the coding sequence ATGAAGCATGCCATCCACCACATCCACTTCGTCGGCGTGGGCGGCTCCGGCATGTGCGGCATCGCCGAGGTGCTGCACAACCTGGGCTACCGGGTCTCGGGCTCCGATGCGCAGGACAGCGCCACGCTGCAGCGCCTGGCCACGCTGGGCATCGACACGCACGTGGGCCACGCGGCGGCGCACGCGGCGGGTGCGGACGTGGTCGTCACCTCCACCGCGGTGCAGGCGGACAACCCGGAAGTGCTGGCCGCGCGCGCGCAGGGCACTCCCGTGGTGGCGCGCGCGCTGATGCTGGCCGAGCTGATGCGCTTTCAGCGTGGCATCGCCATCGCCGGCGCGCACGGCAAGACGACCACCACGAGTCTCGTCGCCAGCATCCTGGCCGAGGCCGGGCTGGACCCGACCTACGTTATCGGCGGGCGTCTGAACAGCGCCGGCAGCAACGCCCGGCTGGGTCGCGGCGACTACATCGTGGTCGAGGCCGACGAATCCGACGCGTCGTTCCTGAACCTGCTGCCGGTGCTGGCCGTGGTCACCAACATCGACGCCGACCACATGGAGACCTACGGCCACGACTTCGCGCGGCTGGAGCAGGCCTATCTGGACTTCCTGCACCGCATGCCGTTCTACGGCCGCGCCATCGTGTGCGTGGACGACGCGCCCGCGCGCGCCATCCTGCCGCGCGTGCAGCGCCCGGTGACGCGTTACGGCCTGTCCGAGGACGCGCAGGTGCGCGCGCTCCAGGTGCGCGCCGTGGGCACGCAGATGCACTTCACGGTTCGGCGCGAGATCGCCGGCGAGCGCCTGCCCGAGCTTTCGGTGGTGCTGAACCTGGCCGGCGTGCACAACGTGCGCAACGCCCTGGCGGCGATCGCCGTCGCGGCCGAGCTGGATGTGCCCGACGACGCGCTCTTGCGCGCGCTGGCGGGCTTCACCGGCGTCGGCCGGCGCTTCCAGAGCCATGGCGAACTGCCGACTGCGAGCGGCGGCAGCTTCACCCTGATCGAGGACTACGGCCACCACCCGGCCGAGCTGGCCGCGACGCTGGCCGCCGCGCGCGGCGCCTGGCCGGGCCGGCGCATCGTGCTGGCCTTCCAGCCGCACCGCTACAGCCGCACGCGCGACCATCTGGCCGATTTCGCCTCCGTGCTGGGTCAGGCCGACGCCCTGCTGCTGACCGAGGTCTACGCCGCCGGCGAGGCGCCCATCGCCGGCGCCGATGGCGCGGCGCTGCTGGCGGCTGTGCGGGCTGGCGGACATGCCGACGCGCAGTTCGTGCCGGACGTGCGGCATCTGCCGCAGCGCATCGCCGGGCAGGCGCGGGATGGCGACGCGGTGCTGTGCATGGGCGCCGGCTCCATCGGCGCGGTGGCCGCGCAAACCGTGCAGATACTACAAAAACAAGAGCATGAAGCGCTCGCAGGACGCTGA
- a CDS encoding D-alanine--D-alanine ligase, which produces MSQFDPKIDVGALGKVAVLMGGASNEREVSLMSGGGVLNALRARGVDAHAFDPAQSDLGELKSHGYARCFIALHGRHGEDGTVQGALELLGIPYTGPGVMASAVAMDKIMTKRLWRADGLPTPDWRLVASADETAQAFRDLGAPMIVKPSREGSTLGLTKVTSIGQCEQAYRAAARLDPEVLCEQFIDGDETTCPVLGQGGGATALPVIRIVAPEGNYDYQNKYFTDVTQYHCPSGLPAEEEERIQQLVVQCFRSLACRGWARADIMVRASDRQPFLLEINTSPGMTGHSLVPMSARAAGISYEDLCLRILADASLDALQGRSFEGAGEAP; this is translated from the coding sequence ATGAGCCAATTTGATCCAAAAATCGACGTGGGCGCCCTGGGCAAGGTGGCGGTGCTGATGGGCGGCGCGTCCAACGAGCGCGAGGTCTCGCTGATGTCCGGTGGCGGCGTGCTGAATGCGCTGCGCGCGCGCGGCGTGGACGCGCATGCCTTCGACCCGGCGCAAAGCGACCTGGGCGAACTGAAATCCCACGGCTACGCGCGCTGCTTCATCGCGCTGCACGGCCGCCACGGCGAGGACGGCACGGTGCAGGGCGCGCTCGAACTGCTGGGCATCCCCTACACCGGCCCCGGCGTCATGGCCTCCGCCGTCGCCATGGACAAGATCATGACCAAGCGCCTCTGGCGCGCCGACGGCCTGCCCACGCCCGACTGGCGCCTGGTGGCCAGCGCCGATGAAACCGCGCAGGCGTTTCGCGACCTGGGCGCGCCGATGATCGTCAAGCCCTCGCGCGAGGGCTCGACGCTGGGTCTGACCAAGGTCACCTCGATCGGCCAGTGCGAGCAGGCCTACCGCGCCGCCGCGCGCCTGGACCCCGAAGTGCTGTGCGAGCAGTTCATCGATGGCGACGAGACCACCTGCCCGGTGCTGGGCCAGGGCGGCGGAGCCACTGCGCTACCGGTGATCCGCATCGTGGCGCCTGAGGGCAACTACGACTACCAGAACAAATACTTCACCGACGTCACGCAGTACCACTGCCCGAGCGGACTGCCCGCCGAGGAGGAGGAGCGCATCCAGCAGCTGGTGGTGCAATGCTTCCGCTCGCTTGCCTGCCGCGGCTGGGCGCGCGCCGACATCATGGTGCGCGCCAGCGACCGCCAGCCCTTCCTGCTGGAGATCAACACCTCGCCCGGCATGACCGGCCATTCGCTGGTGCCCATGTCGGCGCGCGCCGCCGGCATCAGCTACGAAGACCTGTGCCTTCGCATCCTGGCCGACGCGTCGCTGGACGCGCTGCAGGGCCGCAGCTTTGAAGGGGCGGGCGAAGCGCCATGA
- a CDS encoding cell division protein FtsQ/DivIB — translation MNSAAMATMPAPLDVRLMNLTATVLFLGVLLAALWAGGTWLLRHPAFTVGRIVVEGDLAHTSALSLRANVAPQLVGNFFTLDLQAARRAFEQVPWVRSAQVRREFPSGLRVHLQEHDAVAHWGGEGSGMLVDSEGAVFEADAGDLEDDDLPRLIGTPARAPEMLRLAQRLGPALAPLASPIDTLTLTPHGGWRVLLDSGAVLELGSGEEAQVLERVRRLVRTLPQVAQQHGGRGVGALEYADLRHSGGYALRLRGVTTMSAEEAAKAARARPAAPRAATATPARRAVQNN, via the coding sequence ATGAACTCCGCCGCCATGGCCACCATGCCCGCACCGCTGGACGTGCGCCTGATGAACCTCACCGCCACGGTGTTGTTCCTCGGCGTGCTGCTGGCGGCGCTGTGGGCCGGTGGCACGTGGCTCCTGCGCCATCCGGCCTTCACGGTGGGGCGCATCGTGGTCGAGGGCGACCTGGCGCACACCAGCGCCCTGAGCCTGCGTGCCAACGTGGCGCCGCAGCTGGTGGGCAATTTCTTCACGCTGGACCTGCAGGCCGCGCGCCGCGCCTTCGAGCAGGTGCCGTGGGTGCGCAGCGCGCAGGTGCGGCGCGAGTTTCCCAGCGGCCTGCGCGTGCATCTGCAGGAACACGACGCCGTCGCCCATTGGGGCGGCGAGGGCAGCGGCATGCTGGTCGACAGTGAAGGAGCCGTCTTCGAGGCCGACGCCGGGGATCTGGAGGACGACGACCTGCCGCGCCTGATCGGCACGCCGGCGCGCGCGCCCGAGATGCTGCGTCTGGCGCAACGCCTGGGGCCGGCGCTGGCACCTCTGGCTTCGCCCATCGACACGCTCACGCTCACGCCGCACGGCGGCTGGCGCGTGCTGCTGGACAGCGGCGCCGTGCTGGAGCTGGGCAGCGGCGAGGAGGCGCAAGTGCTGGAGCGCGTGCGCCGCCTGGTGCGCACGCTGCCGCAGGTGGCGCAGCAACACGGCGGGCGCGGCGTGGGCGCGCTGGAATACGCCGACCTGCGCCACTCCGGCGGCTACGCGCTGCGCCTGCGCGGCGTGACGACCATGAGCGCGGAGGAAGCCGCCAAGGCCGCGCGGGCCAGGCCGGCCGCGCCGCGCGCGGCGACCGCCACACCGGCGCGCCGCGCCGTACAGAACAACTGA
- the ftsA gene encoding cell division protein FtsA: MAREYKDVVVGLDIGTAKVMAVVAEVLPGGSLKLAGLGVAPGNGLKRGVVVNIDATVQSIQQALKEAELMADCKIQRVYTGITGSHIRGRNSRGMVAIKDREVSATDVARVVETAKAINISSDQRLLLVEPQEFVIDGQDVREPIGMSGIRLEANIHIVTGAQSAAENIIKCVRRCGLEVEQLMLNPLASSHAVLTDDERELGVALVDIGAGTTDVAVFTGGAIRHTAVIPIAGDLITSDIAMALRTPTKDAEDIKVESGYAKQLLADPEAQVEVPGLGDRSPRMLSRQALAGVIEPRVEEIFSLVQQVIRESGYEEVLSSGIVLTGGSAVMPGMVELGEDIFLKPVRRGIPKYSGALADMIAQPRAATVMGLLEEARLARLRGFKVAAKSGSVKTAFGRFKDFIVGNF; the protein is encoded by the coding sequence ATGGCAAGGGAATACAAGGACGTCGTCGTGGGGCTGGACATCGGCACGGCCAAGGTCATGGCGGTGGTGGCCGAGGTGCTGCCCGGCGGCAGCCTCAAGCTGGCCGGCTTGGGCGTGGCGCCGGGCAATGGTCTGAAGCGGGGTGTCGTGGTCAACATCGACGCCACGGTGCAGAGCATCCAGCAGGCGTTGAAGGAGGCCGAGCTGATGGCCGACTGCAAGATCCAGCGCGTCTACACCGGCATCACCGGCAGCCACATCCGCGGGCGCAACTCGCGCGGCATGGTGGCCATCAAGGACCGCGAGGTCTCGGCCACCGACGTGGCGCGCGTGGTCGAGACGGCCAAGGCCATCAACATCTCCAGCGACCAGCGCCTGCTGCTGGTCGAGCCGCAGGAGTTCGTGATCGACGGCCAGGACGTGCGCGAGCCGATCGGCATGAGCGGCATCCGGCTGGAGGCCAACATCCACATCGTGACCGGCGCGCAAAGCGCCGCCGAGAACATCATCAAGTGCGTGCGCCGCTGCGGCCTGGAGGTCGAGCAGCTGATGCTCAATCCTCTGGCGTCCAGCCACGCCGTGCTGACGGACGACGAGCGCGAACTGGGCGTGGCGCTGGTGGACATCGGCGCCGGCACCACCGACGTGGCGGTGTTCACCGGGGGCGCCATCCGGCACACGGCGGTCATTCCGATCGCCGGCGATCTGATCACCAGCGACATCGCCATGGCGCTGAGAACTCCAACGAAGGACGCCGAGGACATCAAGGTCGAGAGCGGCTACGCCAAGCAGTTGCTGGCCGACCCGGAAGCGCAGGTCGAAGTGCCGGGCCTGGGCGACCGCAGCCCGCGCATGCTCTCGCGCCAGGCGCTGGCCGGGGTGATCGAGCCGCGCGTGGAGGAGATCTTCTCGCTGGTGCAGCAGGTCATCCGCGAGTCCGGCTACGAGGAAGTGTTGTCGTCGGGCATCGTGCTCACGGGCGGCAGCGCCGTCATGCCGGGCATGGTGGAACTGGGCGAGGACATCTTCCTGAAACCCGTGCGCCGCGGCATTCCGAAGTATTCCGGGGCGCTGGCCGACATGATCGCCCAGCCGCGCGCGGCCACCGTCATGGGCCTGCTGGAAGAAGCCCGCCTGGCGCGCCTGCGCGGCTTCAAGGTCGCGGCCAAGAGCGGTTCGGTGAAGACGGCCTTCGGCCGCTTCAAGGATTTCATCGTGGGGAATTTTTGA